A single genomic interval of Anser cygnoides isolate HZ-2024a breed goose chromosome 7, Taihu_goose_T2T_genome, whole genome shotgun sequence harbors:
- the BCCIP gene encoding BRCA2 and CDKN1A-interacting protein — MATPPKRRARAQPPAPEPGSESDSGSESSGGSGSEEERVEEEVNIEFEAHSISDNDYSGIKKLLQQLFLKAPVNTAELTDILIQQNHIGSIIKQAEVQEDSSDEDDDDDEVFGFISFLNLTERKGTQCTEQIKELILSRCEKNCEQHVVEQLDKLLKDDTKPVGFLLSERFINVPPQIALPMHQQLQKELTEAQRTNKPCGKCHYYILISKTFTEAAKSNSKKREGKRNQQKEELMFANAEEEFFYEKALLKFNYSVQEESDTCLGGRWSFDDVPMKPLRTVMVVPADGISAIMDKLKDYLSP, encoded by the exons ATGGCCACGCCGCCCAAGCGCAGGGCCCGGGCCCAGCCGCCAGCCCCGGAGCCGGGCTCCGAGTCGGACTCGGGCTCGGAGTCCTCGGGCGGCTCGGGGTCGGAGGAAGAGCGGGTGGAGGAG GAAGTGAATATTGAATTTGAAGCACATTCAATATCAGACAATGACTACAGTGGGATAAAGAAGTTACTTCAACAG ttgtttCTAAAAGCTCCTGTTAACACTGCTGAATTAACAGATATATTAATACAACAGAATCATATTGGAAGTATTATCAAG CAAGCAGAGGTCCAGGAAGACAGCAGTGATGAAGATGACGACGATGATGAAGTCTTTGGTTTTATAAGCTTCTTAAACTTAACTGAAAGGAAG GGTACACAATGTACTGAACAAATCAAGGAGCTGATTCTAAGCCGGTGTGAGAAAAATTGTGAACAGCATGTAGTTGAACAACTGGATAAGCTCCTAAAAGATGATACTAAGCCTGTGGGTTTCCTACTAAGTGAAAGATTCATTAATGTACCACCACAGATTGCTTTGCCCATGCACCAGCAGCTTca GAAAGAGTTGACGGAAGCACagagaacaaacaaaccatGTGGAAAGTGCCACTATTACATTCTTATCAGCAAGACCTTTACAGAAGCTGCAAAGAGCAATTCTaagaagagagaagggaagagaaatcaGCAAAAGGAGGAATTAATGTTTGCAAACGCAGAGGAAGAATTCTTTTATGAG AAAGCTCTTCTGAAGTTCAACTATTCTGTGCAAGAGGAAAGTGACACCTGTTTGGGCGGCAGATGGTCCTTTGATGATGTACCGATGAAACCTTTGCGGACTGTTATGGTAGTTCCAGCTGATGGAATTAGTGCAATTATGGATAAACTCAAAGACTATCTCTCTCCATGA